The stretch of DNA AATGGAACCTGTCATTATTCCTGCCCAAAGCTTTATTGCAAACAAAAATGTATTGACGACTGTGGAAAGCCAGCCTTCCAGCAACGCTATTTTTCTGTTTTTGTCTTTCATATTTCAGATTTATAAAATCTTCTTCCTGATGATTTTTCCGGTCTCTGTCCTTGAAATCTCATTCTGACAAATTATTTCTTTTATCTTTTCGTGTTTTTCCAGCAGATCATTACAAGTATTTATAATTTTTTCTTTCAACTCCCCTTCCGGTTCATCGCTCTCCATGACAAGGCAAATTTTCTCACCGTATTTTTCATCCCTTTTCCCTGTCACATAAAAGGTTTTCCCACCTGTCAATACATGCAAAACACCAAATATCTTTTGTTCAATGAATTCAGGATTGATTTTTATCCCACCCGAATTTATGACAAAATCTTTGCGCCCTTTGATGATAAAAGATTTTTTACCTAAAATCTCTACAATATCATTGGTTTCCAGCCATTTATTGTTTGTAACAGTACTCCTGATCATGAGGCAGTTTTCTTCATTCAGGCTGATTTCCACTTCCGGTAAAAGTGTAAAAAATGCTTGTTTACCCGGGTGATTCAGCTTCCGCAAGGCAATATGCGTCAGGGTTTCTGTCATTCCATAGGTTTCATAAACAGGAAACGGCATGTTTTCAAAAAGTTTTTCCTGAAAGCTGTTGACTGCATTTCCGCCTGCAATCACACCTTTGCACCCTTTCAGTTTTTCAATCATTTCTGGTTTTGACTGAATCAGGTTCTGCAACTGAAAAGGAATAAATGCCGCCAGGTCAATATGAATTTCTTCCCTGGCCGGAATTTCAGGTAAGGCTGAAGGTTCACTCATCACTATGTTCATTTTACCTGTTAATGCACGGATGAGCATCATAAATCCGGCAACTTTTTTTACCGGTAAACACAGGAAAAGCGTATCTCCGGCAGTCAGCCCAAAAAAATTAATTGTTTGTAACGCACTGTATTCCAACTGCTTTCGGGAAAATGTAATTAGTGATGGCTGACCCGTACTTCCTGAGGTGCTTAATGTAAAGATGTCCTGATTTTCCAACCACGACCTCAGTACGTCAGCCGATGCTCCTGCCATACTGTTTTCCGCTTCAAAACAGCGAATAAATTCGTCCAAACTATAACAGGTACCTTTATATAAAATCCACTGATTCACTGATTAAAACAAATTTGAAGCTTTTTTATCAGGCATGATAACCTCAAGAATGGCGGTTCTTTCCTTTTCTTTAATAAATTTTTCAAGAACGGATAAATCATTTCTGTCAAACACAAGTTTATGATAATCAATATGGAAAGACTTAGCCAAAGCATAAATATCCACAGGCACATAACTGGCAAAATAACTTTCAATTTCAGCTTGTGCGGAAGGGCCTTCCATTCGCCTGAATATATTTCCTCCTTTGTTGCTAATGACAATAATCTTCAGATTATCAGGAAGATACTTGTTCCATAAAGCGTTAGAATCGTAAATAAAACTCTGGTCACCAATGATCAGGAAATTTTGTTTATCACTTTGCGAACTAAACCCGAAAGCAGTACTGACAGAACCGTCAATTCCGGA from Sphingobacteriales bacterium encodes:
- a CDS encoding AMP-binding protein, whose product is MDEFIRCFEAENSMAGASADVLRSWLENQDIFTLSTSGSTGQPSLITFSRKQLEYSALQTINFFGLTAGDTLFLCLPVKKVAGFMMLIRALTGKMNIVMSEPSALPEIPAREEIHIDLAAFIPFQLQNLIQSKPEMIEKLKGCKGVIAGGNAVNSFQEKLFENMPFPVYETYGMTETLTHIALRKLNHPGKQAFFTLLPEVEISLNEENCLMIRSTVTNNKWLETNDIVEILGKKSFIIKGRKDFVINSGGIKINPEFIEQKIFGVLHVLTGGKTFYVTGKRDEKYGEKICLVMESDEPEGELKEKIINTCNDLLEKHEKIKEIICQNEISRTETGKIIRKKIL
- a CDS encoding cation transporter; amino-acid sequence: MKDKNRKIALLEGWLSTVVNTFLFAIKLWAGIMTGSI